In Streptomyces pluripotens, the genomic window AACGGGTGGACCAGTTCCGACACCACAGGCCGTGTTGTCGCTTGGCGCGGATCGCCCGCCGTTCGTGGACGTAGCCGTTGACCGCGTTGAACGTCCGCCCGGAGTTCCCGTTGCGGAAGTACGCTCCCCAGTCCCGCAGCACGGGGTTGAGAAGCTGTTGTCTTTTCGATCTTGAGGGGTGCGCGTCGAACGGGAGTCCCGATCGGGTGGTCGCGGGGTGTTGGGTGCATACGAACAGGGCCTCCTGAACAGCTCGTTGGTGTCGAATCACCGAGCAGCAGGAGGCCCTGGTGCAGCAGTCTTGCGTGCCGATGGCTGGGCAGTCCAGTGCGGTCACCTGGGAGTGTGACTGTCTGGCTCACCGGTTCGGAAATGCCGCCGACAATGGGACGCGTGAGCGGCGGTATCCGACGGACATGACGGACGCGGAGTGGGCCAGGGTCCTGCCGCTGCTGCCGGTGCCGGGCTGGATGCGCGGCCGGGGCGGCCGGCCGGAGGCGTATTGCCACCGGGTCATGCTCGATGCGATCCGGTATCTCGTGGACAACGGGATCAAGTGGCGGGCGATGCCTGCCGACTTCCCGCCGTGGGACCGCATCTACGCATTCTTCCGCCGCTGGCGTGACCACGCCCTGGTCAAGGAGTTCCACGACCGGTTGCGCGCGAGAGTCCGCGAGGAGCTGGGGCGGGACGCGCAGCCGACGGCCGGGGTGATCGACTCGCAGTCCGTCAAGGCGGACGCCGTCGTCGGCGCGGACAGCCGGGGCTTCGACGGTGGCAAGCTCGTCAACGGCCGCAAGCGGCATGTCGTGGTCGACACCCTCGGCCTGCTGCTGGGCGTGATGGTCACCGCCGCGGATGTCGGCGACCGCACCGCTGCCCAGGTGCTGCTCGGGCAGGTCGCCGACGCCCACCACCGGCTGGAACTGCTCTGGGCTGATGGCGGCTACACCGGCAGCCTCGTCGAGCACTGCCTGGCCACGTTCGCCCTGGTCCTGGCGATCGTCAAACGCAGCGACGACCAGAAGGGGTTCGTGGTGCTGCCCAAGCGGTGGATCGTCGAGCGCCTCTTCGCCCACCTGATGCGAAGCCGCCGCCTGGTGCGCGACTTCGAGCGCCGCACCACCAGCGCGGAGGC contains:
- a CDS encoding group II intron maturase-specific domain-containing protein → MTALDCPAIGTQDCCTRASCCSVIRHQRAVQEALFVCTQHPATTRSGLPFDAHPSRSKRQQLLNPVLRDWGAYFRNGNSGRTFNAVNGYVHERRAIRAKRQHGLWCRNWSTRFTYGWTTRLRVYRLTGTVRRATAHARR
- a CDS encoding IS5 family transposase produces the protein MTDAEWARVLPLLPVPGWMRGRGGRPEAYCHRVMLDAIRYLVDNGIKWRAMPADFPPWDRIYAFFRRWRDHALVKEFHDRLRARVREELGRDAQPTAGVIDSQSVKADAVVGADSRGFDGGKLVNGRKRHVVVDTLGLLLGVMVTAADVGDRTAAQVLLGQVADAHHRLELLWADGGYTGSLVEHCLATFALVLAIVKRSDDQKGFVVLPKRWIVERLFAHLMRSRRLVRDFERRTTSAEAMVYWSMTGLMTRRLARSRLPRG